One genomic segment of Rhizobium viscosum includes these proteins:
- a CDS encoding LysR family transcriptional regulator, with amino-acid sequence MTNLGDLEIFAKVVSTGSMSLAGRALGFSPAVVSKRIKRLEDRLGTRLLQRTTRQISLTEAGQGFYDRVLGILAGLEEAEFYISGRSAQMHGTLKISAPTSFGRMHIAPYLKAFMEAHPELAINLVLTDEFSDIVGGGFDLAIRIAELTDSSLVARRLAPVRRVLCASPDYVAAHGMPKHIEELKQHRCLPAHNNDVWRLDGPDGAFSLRPEGMLITNSSEVIRETVIAGLGIALRSTWDIGEELKNGKLMQVLPAYEGSHNVTLSAVYPSRQFLPAKVRLFIDFLAELYGPVPYWER; translated from the coding sequence ATGACCAATCTGGGTGATCTCGAAATCTTTGCCAAGGTCGTTTCGACCGGCAGCATGTCGCTCGCCGGCCGCGCGCTCGGCTTTTCCCCTGCTGTGGTTTCCAAGCGCATCAAGCGGCTGGAGGACCGGCTCGGCACGCGGCTCCTGCAGCGCACGACGCGGCAGATTTCGCTCACCGAAGCCGGCCAGGGTTTCTACGACCGCGTCCTCGGCATTCTGGCGGGGCTGGAGGAAGCAGAATTCTATATTTCCGGCCGCTCGGCGCAGATGCACGGCACGCTGAAAATTTCCGCCCCCACTTCCTTCGGCCGCATGCATATCGCGCCCTATCTGAAAGCCTTCATGGAGGCGCATCCGGAGCTTGCGATCAATCTGGTGCTGACCGACGAGTTCAGCGATATCGTCGGCGGCGGCTTCGATCTCGCCATCCGGATCGCGGAGCTGACCGATTCCAGCCTTGTCGCTCGCCGGCTCGCGCCCGTGCGCCGCGTGCTCTGCGCCTCGCCTGATTATGTCGCTGCCCATGGCATGCCAAAACATATCGAAGAGTTGAAGCAGCACCGCTGTCTGCCGGCTCATAACAACGACGTCTGGCGACTGGACGGCCCGGATGGGGCCTTCAGCCTGCGGCCCGAGGGCATGCTGATTACCAATTCCAGTGAGGTGATCCGCGAAACGGTCATTGCCGGCCTCGGCATTGCGCTGCGCTCCACCTGGGATATCGGCGAGGAGCTGAAAAACGGCAAGCTCATGCAGGTGCTGCCGGCCTACGAGGGCTCACACAATGTGACCCTCTCCGCAGTCTACCCGAGCCGCCAGTTTTTGCCGGCCAAGGTTCGGCTGTTCATCGATTTTCTGGCCGAGCTTTACGGCCCGGTCCCCTACTGGGAGCGCTGA
- a CDS encoding NUDIX hydrolase, producing MTLLARLASDVQLMFRRPPRQQYAALCYRVKKKTGELEVLLMTSRDTGRWVIPKGWPMNRKCAYEVAAQEALEEAGVRGTVETETLGHYTYPKVLRDGMKVICKVQVYALEVTGAAKNFKEKGERTVEWVSCDEAVKRVQEAELRNLFLAFKRRMAEKLSSGIPKQIPAE from the coding sequence TTGACCCTTCTTGCCCGCCTGGCTTCTGATGTGCAACTCATGTTTCGGCGTCCGCCGCGACAGCAGTATGCTGCGCTCTGTTATCGGGTCAAAAAGAAGACGGGCGAGCTCGAAGTTCTGCTGATGACCAGCCGCGATACCGGGCGGTGGGTAATCCCCAAGGGCTGGCCGATGAACCGCAAATGTGCCTATGAAGTTGCGGCACAGGAAGCCCTGGAAGAAGCTGGCGTCCGCGGCACGGTGGAGACCGAAACGCTCGGCCACTATACCTACCCAAAAGTTTTGCGCGACGGCATGAAGGTGATCTGCAAGGTTCAGGTCTATGCCCTCGAAGTGACTGGTGCGGCCAAGAATTTCAAAGAAAAGGGCGAGCGAACCGTCGAGTGGGTTTCCTGCGACGAAGCGGTCAAGCGCGTCCAGGAAGCTGAACTGCGCAACCTGTTCCTCGCCTTTAAACGGCGCATGGCCGAAAAGCTTTCCAGCGGTATTCCGAAACAAATTCCGGCAGAATAA
- a CDS encoding L,D-transpeptidase: MKQFFRLAAAAAVALSCTVVAVSAEPVMTATDAVRGVKQTREIKPQFRKRVVRLATSEKPGTIIVDTNNKFLYLVEGNNRATRYGIGVGRDGFGWSGVVTVGRMAEWPSWTPPAEMRAREARAGHNLPAVQPGGPDNPLGARAMYLYKGGRDTIFRIHGTNQPWTIGLNMSSGCIRMMNSDVTHLYNRVSVGTKVIVVGPGNKQGNVAFQDKGIDILRTMFGG, from the coding sequence ATGAAGCAGTTTTTTAGGCTCGCGGCGGCGGCTGCCGTTGCGTTGTCCTGTACAGTTGTGGCCGTCAGCGCGGAACCGGTCATGACGGCTACGGACGCCGTGCGTGGCGTCAAGCAGACCCGCGAGATCAAGCCGCAGTTCCGCAAGCGTGTCGTCCGTCTGGCCACCAGCGAAAAGCCTGGCACCATTATCGTCGACACCAACAACAAGTTTCTCTACCTCGTCGAAGGCAACAACCGCGCTACGCGCTACGGCATCGGCGTCGGCCGCGACGGCTTCGGCTGGTCGGGTGTCGTGACGGTCGGCCGAATGGCCGAATGGCCGAGCTGGACGCCACCGGCTGAAATGCGCGCCCGCGAGGCGCGTGCGGGTCACAATCTTCCCGCCGTTCAGCCCGGCGGCCCGGACAATCCGCTCGGCGCGCGCGCCATGTATCTCTACAAGGGCGGCCGCGACACGATCTTCCGCATTCACGGCACGAACCAGCCCTGGACAATCGGCCTCAACATGTCGTCAGGCTGCATCCGCATGATGAATAGCGACGTGACGCATCTTTACAACCGCGTCTCAGTCGGCACCAAGGTCATCGTCGTCGGCCCCGGCAACAAGCAAGGCAATGTCGCCTTCCAGGACAAGGGCATCGATATCCTGCGGACCATGTTTGGCGGCTGA
- the glcF gene encoding glycolate oxidase subunit GlcF, which translates to MQTNFTLAQLADPHVAESEQILRKCVHCGFCTATCPTYVTLGNELDSPRGRIYLIKDMLENDRAADTEVVTHIDRCLSCLACTTTCPSGVDYMHLVDHARVHIEKTYKRPVMNRLTRAILAAVLPYPRRFRAALALARIGRPFAGVLRGEALKPFAAMLALAPSSVPAPSPFARPGRHEPQAERRGRVAILTGCAQPVLDPAINEATIRLLTRLGVEVVVPEDEACCGALVHHMGREERALASARVNVDVWTREIEAGGLDAIIITASGCGTTIKDYGHMLRLDPAYAGKAARVSALAKDITEYLAGLELPAHTPKGITVAYHSACSMQHGQKITTAPKQLLKAAGFTVRDPAEGHLCCGSAGTYNILQPDISAALKVRKVKNIEATKADIIATGNIGCITQIRSGTATPILHTVELLDWAYGGAVPEKLRGLPLA; encoded by the coding sequence ATGCAGACCAACTTCACCCTCGCCCAGCTCGCCGATCCGCATGTGGCCGAATCCGAGCAGATCCTGCGCAAATGCGTCCACTGCGGTTTCTGCACCGCCACCTGTCCGACCTATGTCACCCTCGGCAACGAGCTCGATAGTCCGCGCGGGCGCATCTATCTCATCAAGGACATGCTGGAGAACGACCGTGCGGCCGATACCGAGGTCGTCACCCATATCGACCGCTGTCTTTCCTGCCTTGCCTGTACCACGACCTGTCCCTCCGGCGTCGACTACATGCATCTGGTCGACCATGCCCGGGTTCACATCGAGAAGACCTATAAGCGGCCAGTCATGAACCGGCTGACGCGTGCCATTCTGGCGGCGGTGCTGCCCTATCCCCGCCGCTTTCGCGCGGCCCTTGCGCTTGCCCGCATCGGCCGTCCGTTTGCTGGCGTGCTGCGCGGCGAGGCGCTGAAGCCTTTTGCAGCCATGCTGGCGCTTGCGCCGTCAAGCGTTCCGGCGCCGTCGCCTTTTGCCCGGCCTGGCCGGCATGAGCCGCAGGCCGAACGCCGCGGCCGTGTCGCGATCCTCACCGGCTGCGCGCAGCCCGTTCTCGATCCCGCCATCAACGAGGCGACCATCCGGCTGCTGACGCGATTGGGCGTGGAGGTGGTCGTTCCCGAGGACGAAGCCTGCTGCGGCGCTCTCGTCCATCATATGGGGCGCGAGGAACGGGCTCTCGCCTCGGCCCGCGTCAATGTCGATGTCTGGACCCGCGAGATCGAAGCTGGCGGCCTCGACGCGATCATCATCACCGCCTCCGGCTGCGGCACGACGATCAAGGATTACGGTCACATGCTGCGCCTCGACCCCGCCTATGCCGGCAAGGCGGCGCGGGTGTCGGCGCTTGCCAAGGACATCACCGAATATCTGGCCGGCCTCGAACTGCCCGCTCACACGCCGAAAGGCATCACGGTTGCCTATCATTCAGCCTGTTCCATGCAGCATGGCCAGAAGATCACTACGGCGCCGAAGCAGCTGCTCAAGGCGGCCGGTTTTACCGTTCGAGATCCGGCCGAGGGCCATCTCTGCTGCGGCTCGGCCGGCACCTATAACATCCTGCAGCCGGATATTTCCGCCGCCCTGAAGGTCCGCAAGGTCAAGAACATCGAGGCGACCAAGGCCGATATCATCGCCACCGGCAATATCGGCTGCATCACCCAGATCAGGTCAGGCACGGCCACGCCGATCCTGCACACCGTCGAGCTTCTGGACTGGGCGTATGGTGGTGCTGTGCCTGAAAAATTAAGGGGTTTGCCGCTAGCCTGA
- a CDS encoding zinc-dependent alcohol dehydrogenase family protein, with product MSSMKAALVEAQNAEFTIADIAKPVAEAGQILVRIKAAALNPLDLKIRAGEAAHARHPLPAILGIDMAGIVEAVGPGVTSFRVGDEIYGMTGGVGGLQGSLAEFAAVDADLVALKPRNLTLRQAAALPLIAITAWEGLKERTQVKAGQKVLVIGGGGGVGHIAAQMAVAAGAGVYAVDSSSKAEYIFSIGAAPIDYAKETTEDFVARYTDGKGFDIVYDTIGGKGLDAAFQAVAKFGHVVTSLGWGTHSLAPLSFKGATYSGVFTLAPLLTGEDRAHHGEILKQIASRVEAGALMPNLDRRQFSLGDVGEAYRLLESRQAEGKVVVNI from the coding sequence ATGAGCAGCATGAAAGCAGCGCTTGTCGAAGCGCAAAATGCCGAATTCACCATTGCCGATATTGCAAAGCCCGTCGCGGAAGCCGGTCAGATTCTCGTGCGCATCAAGGCCGCCGCGCTCAATCCGCTGGATCTGAAGATCCGGGCCGGCGAGGCGGCCCATGCACGCCATCCCCTGCCCGCCATTCTCGGCATCGACATGGCAGGGATCGTCGAGGCGGTTGGCCCTGGCGTGACCAGTTTTCGCGTCGGTGACGAAATCTATGGCATGACGGGTGGCGTCGGCGGGTTGCAGGGATCGCTGGCGGAATTTGCGGCCGTTGATGCCGATCTCGTTGCGCTGAAGCCGCGCAATCTCACCCTGCGCCAGGCGGCCGCCCTGCCGTTGATCGCCATCACCGCCTGGGAAGGTCTGAAAGAACGCACTCAGGTGAAGGCCGGGCAGAAGGTGCTGGTCATCGGTGGTGGTGGCGGCGTCGGTCATATCGCCGCGCAGATGGCAGTCGCTGCCGGTGCCGGGGTCTATGCCGTCGATAGCAGTTCGAAGGCCGAATACATCTTCAGTATTGGTGCAGCGCCGATCGACTATGCGAAGGAGACGACAGAGGATTTTGTCGCCCGGTATACCGACGGGAAAGGCTTCGACATCGTCTATGACACGATCGGCGGCAAGGGGCTTGATGCCGCCTTCCAGGCCGTCGCCAAGTTCGGCCATGTCGTCACCAGTCTGGGCTGGGGGACGCATTCGCTGGCGCCATTGTCGTTCAAGGGCGCGACCTATTCCGGCGTCTTCACGCTGGCGCCGCTGCTGACGGGCGAAGACCGCGCCCATCATGGCGAGATACTGAAGCAGATCGCATCGCGCGTCGAAGCCGGTGCGCTAATGCCGAATCTCGACCGGCGGCAATTTTCGCTTGGAGACGTGGGCGAGGCCTACCGGCTGCTCGAAAGCCGGCAGGCTGAAGGCAAGGTGGTCGTGAACATCTGA
- a CDS encoding FAD-binding protein: protein MIDLVPASEEEAAAIVRAHAQEGRALAISGGDTRSGFGNAVDAEDRLRSTGLSGIVAYNPGEMVMTAKAGTSLADVEAALAENGQMLAFEPMDHRALMGTSGEPTIGGVFAANVSGPRRFVAGAARDSLLGIRFVNGKGEIIKAGGRVMKNVTGLDLVKLLAGSHGTLGFLTEVTFRVPPRPKTEETIVISGLNDAEAANAMAAAMALPVEVSGAAHLPLTVTWKFLDGKLPEGEATVLRIEGLPGSVEPRVAKLLSAMTSFGDARRLDQAASRQLWQGIRDVAPYADGTQRPVWRVSVAPSIGHQLVAALRLEAGVDAFYDWQGGRVWMRMEADPEADLLRRFVKALGGGHATLLRATANARAAVPAFHPEEEGVALLSRRVKESFDPAGIFNPGKMG, encoded by the coding sequence ATGATCGATCTGGTGCCTGCAAGCGAAGAAGAAGCCGCGGCGATCGTCCGCGCACATGCGCAAGAGGGTCGTGCGCTCGCCATCAGTGGCGGCGATACGCGCTCGGGTTTCGGCAATGCGGTCGATGCGGAGGATCGCCTGCGCTCGACTGGCCTGTCCGGTATCGTCGCCTATAATCCCGGTGAGATGGTAATGACCGCGAAAGCGGGCACGTCGCTTGCAGACGTCGAGGCCGCCCTTGCCGAAAACGGCCAGATGCTCGCCTTCGAGCCCATGGATCACCGCGCCCTGATGGGCACATCAGGCGAGCCGACGATTGGCGGCGTCTTCGCCGCCAATGTCTCGGGGCCGCGCCGCTTCGTGGCAGGGGCTGCTCGTGACAGCCTGCTCGGCATCCGCTTCGTCAACGGCAAAGGCGAGATCATCAAGGCAGGTGGCCGGGTTATGAAGAATGTCACGGGCCTCGATCTGGTGAAGCTGCTCGCCGGCTCGCATGGCACGCTCGGCTTCCTGACCGAGGTGACTTTCCGTGTACCGCCGCGCCCCAAGACCGAGGAGACCATCGTCATCTCCGGTCTCAACGATGCCGAGGCCGCAAATGCCATGGCGGCGGCCATGGCTTTGCCGGTGGAGGTTTCGGGTGCTGCCCACCTGCCTTTGACGGTGACCTGGAAATTCCTCGACGGCAAACTGCCGGAGGGAGAAGCAACCGTGCTGCGTATTGAAGGCCTGCCGGGCTCGGTGGAGCCGCGGGTGGCCAAGCTTCTGTCTGCGATGACCTCTTTCGGCGACGCGAGAAGGCTCGATCAGGCGGCCAGCCGGCAGCTTTGGCAGGGCATTCGCGACGTAGCGCCCTATGCCGATGGGACGCAGCGTCCCGTCTGGCGCGTCTCGGTCGCACCCAGCATCGGTCATCAGCTGGTGGCGGCGCTCCGGCTCGAAGCCGGGGTCGACGCCTTCTATGACTGGCAGGGCGGTCGCGTCTGGATGCGCATGGAGGCCGATCCCGAGGCCGATCTCCTCCGCCGTTTCGTCAAGGCGCTCGGCGGCGGTCACGCGACGCTGCTCCGAGCAACGGCGAATGCAAGGGCCGCTGTTCCTGCCTTTCATCCGGAAGAAGAGGGTGTGGCCCTGCTGTCGCGCCGGGTGAAGGAAAGCTTCGATCCGGCGGGAATCTTCAATCCGGGCAAGATGGGATGA
- a CDS encoding adenosylhomocysteinase produces MEKPATRIDWIGNSCRLLKATAAEFEKTRPFAGLSIGTGIHLEPKTVALLMTLRAGGARLICTGNLNSTQPATVEFLRTQGITVFATPTTDPVAHHRSLEAVLAEKPDLLLDNGGDLFAIAAERPYANLLGGTEETTSGRTRLLPMREKLAMPILVINDSPIKQFAENKHAVGQSLFESYMRFTNRSTNGKRVTVFGYGACGKGTAAAFRNAFSTVSVVDVDPVISLEAHLDGFVTPLHEQAIRSADVIATVTGFPGIVTAADLALIKDGAILMNGGHFPHEIDVPAFRSHPDVVDIDRYEADFIETFHLRDGRSFHVLGGGHMANLAGPRPLGNSVESMDLGFTLQARCLERVAKRGVGAESCIVPVPADIDAMVASAYLDLAR; encoded by the coding sequence ATGGAAAAACCTGCGACACGCATAGACTGGATCGGCAATAGCTGCCGCCTGCTGAAGGCAACGGCTGCGGAATTCGAAAAGACGCGGCCCTTTGCCGGTCTTTCGATCGGTACCGGCATCCATCTGGAGCCGAAGACGGTCGCTCTGCTGATGACCCTGCGGGCTGGCGGGGCGCGCCTGATCTGCACCGGCAATCTGAACAGTACACAGCCGGCAACCGTGGAATTCCTGCGCACGCAGGGCATCACCGTCTTCGCAACCCCGACGACCGATCCCGTCGCCCATCACCGGAGCCTCGAAGCTGTCCTTGCCGAAAAGCCCGATCTCCTGCTGGACAATGGCGGCGATCTCTTCGCCATTGCAGCCGAGAGGCCCTACGCCAATTTGCTCGGCGGCACGGAAGAAACGACATCCGGCCGAACCCGCCTGCTGCCGATGCGTGAGAAGCTCGCCATGCCGATCCTCGTCATCAACGACAGCCCGATCAAGCAATTCGCAGAAAACAAGCACGCCGTCGGCCAGAGCCTGTTCGAAAGCTACATGCGCTTCACCAACCGCTCCACCAATGGCAAACGCGTGACCGTCTTCGGTTACGGCGCCTGCGGCAAGGGCACGGCCGCCGCCTTCCGCAATGCTTTCTCCACGGTCAGCGTCGTCGATGTCGATCCCGTTATCAGCCTCGAGGCGCATCTCGATGGTTTCGTCACGCCGCTCCACGAACAGGCGATCCGCTCGGCGGACGTGATCGCTACCGTCACCGGTTTCCCCGGCATCGTGACTGCCGCCGATCTGGCGCTGATCAAGGACGGCGCAATCCTCATGAACGGCGGACATTTCCCGCATGAGATCGATGTGCCCGCCTTCCGCAGCCATCCCGATGTCGTTGATATCGATCGCTACGAGGCCGATTTTATCGAGACTTTCCACCTGAGGGACGGCCGGTCATTCCACGTTCTTGGTGGCGGTCATATGGCCAACCTCGCCGGCCCGCGTCCGCTTGGCAATTCCGTGGAATCCATGGACCTTGGCTTTACCCTGCAGGCCCGCTGCCTGGAGCGGGTCGCAAAGCGTGGCGTCGGCGCCGAATCCTGCATCGTGCCGGTTCCGGCGGATATCGATGCGATGGTTGCGAGCGCCTATCTCGATCTGGCGCGCTAG
- a CDS encoding LysR family transcriptional regulator translates to MEWSDLKLFLAIARLGTLGAAARSLGLTQPTMGRRLRALEISLGQTLFQRTADGFILTDEGTTVFAHAERIEEEALGLERELAGQSRQLDGLLRLSSSDWFGAHVLSPVLAEFSAAYPKVIIELLTDSRLLSLSRREADIVFRIAPFTETEVISRKLLHIDYGLYIRRGLPHPEAGDGRGARLVTMDEAFGGMPDVGWLQRMLPKADIAMRSNNRDVQATLCAGGAGLAVLPRPLGDAIPAIEPVDLGETPPGRDTWVGYHRDMKRLARLRALLDLVIERLA, encoded by the coding sequence TTGGAATGGAGCGATCTCAAACTCTTCCTCGCCATTGCGCGGCTTGGAACGCTGGGTGCTGCCGCCCGCAGCCTCGGCCTGACGCAGCCGACCATGGGCCGGCGGCTGCGTGCACTCGAAATCTCGCTCGGCCAGACGCTCTTCCAGCGTACCGCTGATGGTTTCATCCTGACGGATGAAGGCACGACCGTCTTTGCCCATGCCGAGCGGATAGAAGAGGAAGCGCTCGGGCTGGAGCGCGAGCTCGCCGGCCAAAGCAGGCAACTCGACGGGTTGCTGCGGCTCTCCTCGTCGGACTGGTTCGGAGCCCATGTTCTTTCACCCGTGCTTGCCGAGTTCTCTGCTGCCTATCCCAAGGTTATCATCGAACTGCTGACCGATAGCCGGCTTCTCAGCCTCTCACGCCGCGAAGCCGATATCGTCTTCCGGATCGCGCCTTTCACCGAGACCGAGGTCATATCCCGCAAGTTGCTGCATATCGACTATGGTCTCTATATCCGTCGCGGTCTGCCGCATCCTGAGGCGGGCGATGGTAGAGGTGCCCGGCTCGTCACCATGGACGAGGCCTTCGGCGGCATGCCCGATGTCGGCTGGCTGCAGCGGATGTTGCCAAAGGCGGATATCGCCATGCGCAGCAACAACAGGGATGTGCAGGCGACCCTCTGTGCCGGAGGCGCCGGCCTTGCCGTCCTGCCGCGCCCGCTTGGCGACGCCATCCCGGCGATCGAGCCCGTCGATCTCGGTGAGACGCCGCCCGGTCGCGATACCTGGGTTGGCTATCACCGCGATATGAAGCGGCTGGCGCGGCTGAGGGCGCTGCTCGACCTCGTCATCGAGAGGCTGGCATGA
- a CDS encoding L,D-transpeptidase — translation MMKPLVLAAAMLGILSTAALADDRYASRPPVVLSPDLTAPWINQLGGGSVRPVVYQRPVVYQQRGLFQQRRTYIQRAPQPTPQTVSAIRPGVPVIRGQVEPQFLPQIVDYDTKERPGTLIIDTNNRFLYLVMDDGKARRYGVGVGKPGFEWAGAHKITRKSEWPDWTPPSEMVSREAAKGHYLPARMDGGPENPLGARAMYLGSTLYRIHGTNAPWTIGSAVSSGCIRMRNEDVVDLYDRVNVGTRVIVM, via the coding sequence ATGATGAAACCCCTTGTCCTTGCCGCAGCCATGCTCGGCATTTTGTCCACGGCCGCCCTTGCAGACGACCGCTACGCCTCCCGTCCACCCGTGGTGTTGAGCCCCGATCTTACCGCCCCCTGGATCAACCAGCTCGGCGGCGGCTCGGTTCGTCCTGTCGTCTACCAGCGGCCGGTCGTCTACCAGCAGCGCGGCCTTTTCCAGCAGCGCCGGACGTACATCCAGCGCGCGCCGCAGCCAACACCGCAGACCGTTTCGGCCATTCGCCCCGGCGTTCCCGTCATCCGCGGGCAGGTCGAGCCGCAGTTCCTGCCGCAGATCGTCGATTACGATACGAAGGAAAGGCCCGGCACGCTTATCATCGACACCAACAACCGCTTCCTCTATCTCGTCATGGATGATGGCAAGGCGCGCCGCTACGGCGTCGGCGTCGGCAAGCCCGGCTTCGAATGGGCGGGCGCCCACAAGATTACCCGCAAGTCGGAGTGGCCGGACTGGACCCCACCCTCCGAAATGGTGAGCCGCGAAGCCGCCAAGGGCCATTATCTTCCCGCCCGCATGGATGGCGGCCCGGAAAATCCGCTCGGCGCCCGCGCCATGTATCTCGGCTCCACGCTTTACCGCATTCATGGCACGAATGCGCCCTGGACGATCGGCAGCGCCGTCTCCTCCGGCTGTATCCGCATGCGTAACGAGGACGTGGTCGACCTTTACGATCGCGTCAATGTCGGCACCCGCGTCATCGTGATGTAA
- a CDS encoding FAD-linked oxidase C-terminal domain-containing protein yields the protein MSDAISFLAPRPQVLARRKEIVADLVDLLPPECLIHEARELVPFETDAFVSYRRLPLAVALPRSTAEVAAVMKYCHRYGIPVVPRGAGTSLSGGAIPQEDAVVLGLSKMNRILEVDFANRCAVVQAGVTNLNISEAVSADGFFYAPDPSSQLACTIGGNIGMNSGGAHCLKYGVTTNNLLGVKMVLTDGTVIELGGKALDAAGYDLLGLVCGHEGQLGIVTEATVRLIAKPEGARPVLFGFESSEEAGRCVADVIAAGIIPVAIEFMDKPAIEICEAFAHAGYPLDVGALLIVEVEGSEAEMDDMLKSIVDIARKHGVKTVRECQSATEAALIWKGRKSAFGATGRIADYICMDGTVPLSQLSHVLQRTSEIVAGYGLRVANVFHAGDGNMHPLILFNANDPEDAAKAEAAGNDILKLCVDAGGCLTGEHGVGIEKRDLMRHQYSDVDLAQQMAARSAFDPQWLLNPSKVFPLEGRPAA from the coding sequence ATGTCCGACGCCATTTCGTTCCTCGCTCCGCGCCCCCAAGTTCTTGCGCGCCGCAAGGAAATTGTTGCCGATCTCGTCGACCTCCTGCCGCCGGAATGCCTGATCCACGAAGCGCGCGAACTCGTGCCATTCGAGACGGATGCCTTCGTTTCTTACCGCCGCCTGCCGCTTGCCGTTGCCTTGCCGCGTTCGACGGCGGAAGTAGCGGCCGTGATGAAATACTGTCATCGTTACGGCATTCCGGTTGTCCCGCGCGGCGCTGGTACCTCGCTCTCTGGCGGCGCCATCCCGCAGGAGGATGCCGTCGTGCTCGGCCTGTCGAAGATGAACCGCATCCTCGAAGTCGATTTCGCCAATCGCTGCGCTGTCGTCCAGGCCGGTGTGACCAATCTAAATATTTCCGAAGCCGTCTCGGCGGACGGTTTCTTCTATGCGCCTGATCCGAGCTCGCAGCTTGCCTGCACGATCGGCGGCAATATCGGCATGAATTCCGGCGGCGCCCACTGTCTGAAATATGGTGTCACGACCAACAACCTGCTCGGCGTCAAGATGGTGCTGACTGACGGCACGGTCATCGAGCTCGGCGGCAAGGCTCTGGATGCGGCGGGTTACGATCTGCTCGGCCTCGTCTGCGGTCATGAGGGCCAGCTCGGCATCGTCACCGAAGCGACGGTGCGCCTCATCGCCAAGCCGGAGGGGGCCCGACCGGTGCTTTTCGGTTTCGAAAGCTCCGAAGAGGCAGGCCGTTGTGTGGCCGACGTCATCGCCGCCGGCATCATTCCCGTCGCCATCGAATTCATGGACAAGCCGGCGATCGAGATCTGCGAAGCCTTCGCCCATGCCGGTTATCCGCTCGATGTCGGCGCGCTCCTGATCGTCGAGGTCGAGGGATCGGAGGCGGAAATGGACGACATGCTGAAAAGCATCGTCGACATCGCCCGCAAACACGGCGTCAAGACGGTGCGCGAATGCCAGTCCGCAACCGAGGCGGCGCTGATCTGGAAAGGGCGCAAGTCCGCCTTTGGCGCCACCGGCCGTATCGCCGATTACATCTGCATGGATGGTACCGTGCCACTCAGCCAGCTTTCGCATGTGCTGCAGCGGACGTCCGAGATCGTCGCCGGTTACGGCCTGCGCGTCGCCAATGTCTTCCACGCCGGCGACGGCAACATGCACCCACTGATCCTCTTCAATGCCAATGATCCCGAGGATGCCGCCAAGGCCGAAGCGGCCGGCAACGATATCCTGAAGCTCTGTGTCGATGCCGGCGGCTGCCTGACCGGCGAACACGGTGTCGGCATCGAAAAGCGCGACCTCATGCGCCATCAATATTCCGATGTCGATCTCGCCCAGCAGATGGCTGCGCGATCAGCCTTCGATCCGCAATGGCTGCTGAACCCTTCCAAGGTCTTCCCGCTCGAGGGGCGTCCTGCCGCATGA
- a CDS encoding LysR substrate-binding domain-containing protein, producing the protein MRLPPLNAIRAFEAVCRHGSILKAAEELGVVRGAVRQQISTLENHLGSKLFSRDGRRLVATEKASAFAEAAGAALTILKRAADEFEEAGRQRIRLGVPSAFAIWWLMPRAADMQASLGDIEIDIVPMTVVEPLSQHPDFDAVIMGGEIRSSAGITETRFMEDEFGPVATPAIAAGLAGDVAALAQSNILVSRSAPKLWTEWFAESGTPPVAFSRLREFEDLLLAVGAARAGLGIALAPKASIEDDLDRGILAAPYGFIRRPAGYSLCCRTSDAKRSAFAALRNWLLRSGGAS; encoded by the coding sequence ATGCGACTCCCGCCCCTCAACGCGATCCGCGCCTTTGAAGCTGTCTGTCGTCACGGCAGCATTCTGAAGGCGGCCGAAGAGTTGGGTGTGGTGCGCGGCGCCGTGCGTCAGCAGATATCGACACTCGAAAATCACCTCGGCAGCAAACTCTTCTCGCGTGACGGGCGCAGGCTGGTTGCGACCGAAAAGGCAAGCGCCTTTGCCGAGGCCGCCGGTGCTGCTCTGACCATATTGAAACGCGCCGCCGATGAATTCGAAGAGGCGGGCAGGCAGCGTATCCGCCTTGGCGTGCCCTCGGCTTTCGCCATCTGGTGGCTGATGCCGCGAGCAGCCGACATGCAGGCAAGCCTTGGTGATATCGAGATCGATATCGTGCCGATGACGGTAGTCGAGCCCTTGTCGCAACATCCGGATTTCGATGCCGTGATCATGGGCGGCGAGATCAGATCCTCTGCCGGTATCACCGAGACACGTTTCATGGAGGATGAATTCGGCCCGGTTGCAACACCTGCAATCGCTGCCGGGCTTGCAGGCGATGTCGCGGCCTTGGCGCAATCAAACATCCTTGTCAGCCGCAGCGCGCCGAAACTCTGGACGGAATGGTTTGCCGAAAGCGGCACGCCGCCTGTTGCCTTTTCCCGTCTTCGGGAATTTGAGGATCTTCTTCTGGCGGTGGGTGCGGCCCGAGCCGGTCTCGGCATTGCACTGGCGCCGAAAGCCTCGATCGAGGACGATCTCGACCGCGGCATTCTGGCCGCCCCTTACGGCTTCATCCGCCGGCCGGCCGGTTACAGCCTCTGCTGCCGAACATCAGATGCGAAACGGTCGGCCTTCGCAGCGCTCCGCAACTGGCTGCTGCGCTCGGGCGGCGCTTCCTGA